In Cytobacillus sp. IB215665, one genomic interval encodes:
- a CDS encoding DUF6944 family repetitive protein → MVSRGQQLEVIGAWLQVAGTIIAAIGQSEQIPEEAGIAEELISIGNGLEAVGNSLQAVGREQDLPASGAEEAETLLIIGSWLQAGGNVTNVVGNEIDILGEEEEGFQVYLLGNIVQSIGAAFEAIGASMEESEYQSFGVIGNGLQTLGTALDAIGIVYILQGQEDLGEQIARVGSWLQVIGASLAAIGLTKETKILND, encoded by the coding sequence ATGGTCAGTCGAGGTCAGCAACTTGAAGTTATAGGTGCTTGGTTACAAGTAGCAGGTACAATTATTGCTGCGATTGGCCAATCTGAACAAATTCCAGAGGAAGCTGGAATAGCCGAGGAGTTAATTAGTATAGGAAATGGCTTAGAAGCGGTGGGTAATTCATTACAGGCTGTAGGGAGAGAACAAGACTTACCAGCAAGTGGAGCTGAAGAGGCTGAGACGTTATTGATAATTGGTAGCTGGCTGCAAGCAGGTGGGAATGTAACAAATGTAGTAGGTAATGAGATAGATATATTAGGTGAAGAAGAGGAAGGTTTTCAGGTCTACTTGCTTGGTAATATAGTACAATCAATAGGAGCGGCGTTTGAAGCAATAGGTGCTAGTATGGAGGAGTCAGAGTATCAAAGTTTTGGTGTTATTGGCAATGGTCTTCAGACTCTTGGAACTGCATTAGATGCTATTGGGATTGTTTACATTTTACAAGGGCAAGAGGACCTAGGTGAACAAATTGCTAGAGTTGGAAGCTGGCTACAAGTAATTGGAGCTTCATTAGCGGCTATAGGGTTGACGAAAGAAACAAAGATCTTAAATGATTAA
- a CDS encoding DNA alkylation repair protein has translation MPSYSCPSCQARSRFNMIDQVVTPVKINLENGEVEELNNLEPFHLQYNGPARKLQCASCGLIEDEQRFIKMAEHFQNDHSHSPPTNS, from the coding sequence ATGCCAAGCTATAGCTGTCCATCATGTCAAGCTAGAAGCCGTTTCAATATGATAGATCAAGTTGTTACGCCTGTAAAAATCAACTTAGAGAATGGAGAAGTAGAAGAGCTAAACAACCTCGAGCCGTTTCATCTGCAATATAACGGGCCAGCAAGAAAGCTTCAATGCGCAAGCTGTGGATTAATCGAAGACGAGCAGCGATTCATAAAAATGGCAGAACATTTTCAAAATGACCATAGCCATTCGCCTCCAACAAATTCTTAA
- a CDS encoding alpha/beta-type small acid-soluble spore protein: MSRSRKKLLVPEAREAVTHFKLKVMEQQGYRTLTNDANSLKYEIAKDKNIPLSHDYNGHITSTDAGKIGGQIGGTMVKELIKMGKKLYVNN; encoded by the coding sequence ATGTCACGTTCCCGGAAAAAGCTCCTCGTTCCTGAAGCTAGGGAGGCCGTTACACATTTTAAACTTAAAGTAATGGAACAGCAAGGTTATCGAACATTGACAAATGATGCTAACAGTCTTAAATATGAAATAGCAAAAGACAAAAATATACCCCTATCTCATGATTACAATGGTCACATAACATCTACTGATGCAGGTAAAATTGGTGGTCAAATAGGTGGGACGATGGTAAAAGAACTAATTAAGATGGGAAAAAAACTATACGTCAATAACTAA
- the ablB gene encoding putative beta-lysine N-acetyltransferase, with the protein MVNLLPFIIKGGEALAVKKYFDHIQLKERTFTAEVTLDYFNKRLKIDDYRGDVGSLLVAINEFIQTHSFTKGIVKVRNEHIHTFLQHGFMVEAVFQKLFNGSDAYCMCKYYDDSRYTSNNWIEEDKILTAVQKLEDSDLRAQLPDGYIVRKATHADANHLAKLYATVFEIYPTPLNDPKYITKIINNGTIFFVVEHQAEIVSAASAEINQEYNNAELTDCATLTQHRKFGLMKILLLQLEQELINHNIYCAYSIARALSYGMNAVLKQLGYSYTGRLKNNCYIFDKLEDMNVWVKDLSSN; encoded by the coding sequence ATGGTAAATTTGTTACCATTTATTATAAAAGGGGGAGAAGCCTTGGCTGTTAAAAAGTACTTCGATCATATTCAACTAAAGGAAAGGACTTTCACTGCAGAAGTAACATTAGATTATTTCAATAAACGACTAAAGATTGATGACTACCGAGGGGATGTTGGGTCATTACTTGTAGCCATTAATGAATTTATACAAACACATTCTTTTACCAAAGGTATTGTAAAGGTAAGAAATGAGCATATACATACTTTTTTGCAGCATGGATTTATGGTAGAGGCAGTTTTTCAAAAATTGTTTAATGGTAGTGATGCGTATTGTATGTGTAAGTATTATGATGATTCCCGATATACAAGTAATAATTGGATAGAAGAAGATAAAATACTTACAGCAGTTCAAAAACTAGAGGATAGTGATCTTCGAGCGCAACTACCAGACGGTTATATAGTGAGAAAAGCAACTCATGCTGATGCTAATCATTTAGCAAAGCTTTATGCCACTGTCTTCGAAATATATCCTACGCCATTAAACGATCCGAAATACATAACTAAGATCATAAATAACGGAACAATTTTCTTCGTGGTTGAGCATCAAGCTGAAATCGTGAGCGCGGCCTCAGCGGAAATCAATCAAGAGTACAATAATGCAGAATTAACTGACTGCGCAACTTTGACACAGCATCGTAAATTTGGTTTGATGAAAATCCTCCTATTACAATTAGAACAGGAACTAATAAATCACAATATTTATTGTGCTTATTCAATCGCTCGTGCACTTTCATACGGTATGAATGCTGTGCTAAAGCAATTAGGCTACTCGTATACAGGAAGGCTTAAAAATAATTGTTATATATTTGATAAGCTTGAAGATATGAATGTGTGGGTGAAAGATTTATCAAGTAATTAA
- a CDS encoding sigma-54 interaction domain-containing protein, translating to MEQVNTEEMVKAILGSIDEAIHVVDNNGVTIFYNNIAAKHDGVSIEEVLGKHLLHAFPSLTAKTSTLLKVIASKKPIFHLPQTYKNIRGELIDTVNTTIPIIVNDNIVGAVEIAKDYSKMKLLSQKLMDLQSKLNITTKKPKKINGAKYTFEDILTVNKAVEHVKEQAKKIAKNASTVLVYGETGSGKELLVHAIHNESTRKSGAFIVQNCAALPENLLEGLLFGTVKGSYTGAVDRPGLFEIAHGGTLFLDEINSMPLELQAKLLRVLEDGLVRRVGSEYAYQVDVRVIVALNETPANCLKNNQLRPDLYYRLNVLSLEIPPLRARKDDITFLLKYFVASYNQSSAMEAIHINEEVYDYINNYSWPGNIRELKHSVEYAMTLLEGRELTLEHIPHNIISSVNKNNEVLIDRHHTIKPLREVLSQTEKTMIKSAIQTAQGNIQQAAKMLQIPRQTLQYKMKKFNL from the coding sequence ATCGAACAGGTAAACACAGAGGAAATGGTTAAAGCAATATTAGGAAGTATAGATGAAGCAATTCATGTAGTAGACAATAATGGAGTGACCATTTTCTATAATAATATAGCAGCCAAGCATGACGGAGTGTCGATAGAGGAAGTTTTAGGGAAACACTTACTTCATGCATTCCCATCACTTACAGCAAAAACAAGTACTTTGTTGAAGGTCATAGCATCAAAAAAACCTATTTTTCATTTACCACAAACGTATAAAAACATTCGAGGGGAGTTAATCGATACAGTCAACACAACGATACCGATTATTGTAAATGATAACATAGTTGGAGCGGTAGAAATCGCTAAAGATTATTCGAAAATGAAATTACTTTCACAGAAGCTCATGGATCTACAGTCTAAGTTGAATATTACTACAAAAAAACCTAAGAAAATAAATGGGGCAAAATACACGTTTGAAGATATTTTAACAGTAAATAAAGCTGTTGAGCATGTGAAGGAGCAAGCAAAAAAAATAGCTAAGAACGCTTCTACTGTTCTCGTATACGGAGAGACTGGTAGCGGAAAGGAATTGCTTGTTCATGCTATTCACAATGAATCTACACGTAAATCAGGGGCTTTTATCGTGCAAAACTGTGCAGCTTTACCAGAAAATTTACTAGAAGGGTTGTTATTTGGGACAGTAAAAGGAAGCTACACAGGTGCTGTTGATCGTCCTGGTTTATTCGAAATCGCACATGGAGGTACGCTTTTCTTAGATGAAATAAATTCAATGCCACTAGAACTTCAAGCTAAGCTTTTACGTGTATTAGAGGATGGCCTAGTTAGAAGAGTAGGGAGTGAGTATGCATATCAAGTAGATGTGAGGGTTATCGTAGCATTGAATGAAACTCCTGCTAATTGTTTAAAAAACAACCAACTTAGACCTGACTTGTACTATCGCTTAAACGTCTTATCTCTAGAAATACCTCCCTTGAGAGCAAGGAAAGATGATATAACTTTTTTGCTTAAGTATTTTGTAGCTAGTTATAATCAATCTTCTGCAATGGAGGCAATACATATTAACGAAGAGGTTTATGATTATATTAACAATTATTCATGGCCTGGTAACATAAGGGAATTAAAGCATAGCGTTGAGTATGCGATGACCTTACTTGAAGGTAGAGAATTAACATTAGAGCATATTCCACATAACATCATATCCAGCGTGAACAAGAACAATGAAGTTCTAATTGATCGACATCACACAATTAAGCCGCTAAGAGAAGTGCTAAGTCAAACTGAAAAAACGATGATTAAATCAGCAATACAAACAGCCCAAGGTAATATTCAACAAGCAGCGAAGATGCTACAAATCCCTAGGCAAACGCTTCAATATAAAATGAAAAAGTTTAACCTATAG
- the ablA gene encoding lysine 2,3-aminomutase encodes MFDLYKPSRHWKDIELWKDTSEEEWNDWIWQLTNTIRTLDDLRKVINLTPEEEEGVKISTKTIPLNITPYYASLMNPDDPRCPIRMQSVPVANEIYKTQYDLEDPLYEDEDSPVPGLTHRYPDRVLFLVTNQCSMYCRYCTRRRFSGQIGMGVPKKQLDDAIAYIRDTKEVRDVLISGGDGLLINDNILEYILKNLRAIPHVEIIRIGTRAPVVFPQRITENLCNILKKYHPIWLNTHFNTSIEITEESKRACEMLANAGVPLGNQSVILAGINDSVPIMKKLMHDLVKIRVRPYYIYQCDLSEGISHFRAPVSKGIEIIEGLRGHTSGYAVPTFVVDAPGGGGKIAVQPNYLISQSADKVVLRNFEGVITTYPEPENYVAGRADGYFKEIYPSMDEKKSSIGIAGLMNEEQFNLIPEGVSRLNRRQDYDQNPDHSSLKDKREKRDALKEKKYQSQIQKLEKNNESTKEA; translated from the coding sequence ATGTTTGATTTATATAAACCTTCTAGACATTGGAAAGATATAGAACTATGGAAGGATACATCTGAGGAGGAATGGAACGACTGGATTTGGCAGCTTACGAATACCATTCGAACGTTAGATGATTTAAGGAAAGTTATTAATCTCACCCCTGAAGAAGAAGAAGGAGTTAAAATATCGACTAAAACTATTCCGTTAAATATAACGCCATACTATGCTTCATTAATGAATCCTGATGATCCGCGTTGCCCAATAAGAATGCAATCTGTTCCAGTTGCAAACGAAATTTATAAAACGCAATACGACCTAGAAGACCCATTGTATGAAGATGAAGATTCACCTGTACCAGGCTTAACACACCGATATCCTGACCGCGTATTATTTCTCGTAACAAATCAATGCTCAATGTATTGTAGATATTGCACAAGACGTCGTTTCTCAGGTCAAATTGGTATGGGCGTACCGAAAAAACAGCTTGATGATGCAATCGCATATATTAGGGATACAAAAGAAGTTCGTGATGTTTTAATATCAGGAGGAGATGGGCTTTTAATTAATGACAATATTTTGGAATATATTTTAAAAAACTTGAGAGCCATCCCACATGTAGAAATTATTCGTATAGGAACAAGAGCGCCTGTGGTGTTTCCACAAAGGATTACTGAAAATCTGTGCAATATCTTAAAAAAATACCATCCAATTTGGTTAAATACTCATTTTAATACATCAATAGAGATTACAGAAGAATCAAAAAGGGCATGTGAAATGCTTGCAAATGCTGGTGTTCCTTTAGGGAATCAATCAGTAATCTTAGCTGGTATTAATGATAGTGTTCCGATTATGAAGAAGCTCATGCATGATTTAGTAAAAATACGTGTTCGACCTTACTATATTTATCAGTGTGATCTCTCAGAAGGAATAAGCCATTTTAGGGCACCTGTTTCAAAAGGTATTGAAATTATAGAAGGGTTACGAGGGCACACATCAGGATATGCAGTACCGACTTTCGTAGTTGATGCACCTGGTGGAGGAGGTAAAATTGCTGTTCAACCTAATTATTTGATCTCCCAAAGTGCAGACAAAGTTGTTTTGCGTAATTTTGAAGGTGTTATTACGACATATCCTGAGCCGGAAAACTATGTAGCGGGTAGAGCTGATGGGTATTTTAAAGAAATTTATCCATCTATGGATGAGAAGAAATCATCAATTGGGATAGCGGGTTTAATGAATGAGGAACAATTTAACCTTATTCCTGAAGGGGTATCAAGACTAAACCGACGTCAAGACTATGACCAAAATCCTGATCATAGTTCATTAAAAGATAAAAGAGAAAAACGAGATGCATTAAAAGAAAAAAAATATCAATCACAAATACAAAAATTAGAAAAAAATAACGAATCAACAAAAGAGGCTTGA
- a CDS encoding YokU family protein encodes MSCQWCESDKINHEQNTVYWELPDGTKAIQIKAVPCITCLTCGIEYQEEAIVDTIEEQLLLINTEQIQQSITYEELLAIPRLLKKNYFKF; translated from the coding sequence ATCAGTTGTCAATGGTGTGAATCGGATAAAATAAATCACGAACAAAATACTGTTTATTGGGAACTACCAGATGGTACGAAGGCTATACAGATTAAAGCTGTACCATGCATTACATGTTTAACGTGTGGTATCGAATATCAAGAAGAAGCAATAGTAGATACAATAGAAGAGCAACTGTTGTTAATAAATACTGAGCAAATTCAACAGTCAATTACTTATGAGGAACTGTTAGCAATACCACGTTTATTAAAGAAGAATTACTTCAAGTTTTAA
- a CDS encoding DUF6980 family protein has protein sequence MKQHCCETMTHYVIFKCKQHPNIFDCPDSLIHYTENLDEYGLIIHDGGTSDLIIYYCPWCGNKLSESKRDLWFETLYKLGFDDPTEQRIPDEFMTDKWYKGKD, from the coding sequence ATGAAGCAACATTGCTGTGAAACAATGACACACTACGTTATTTTCAAATGTAAACAACATCCTAATATTTTTGATTGTCCTGATAGTCTAATACACTATACAGAGAACCTAGATGAGTATGGGTTAATCATTCATGATGGAGGTACTTCTGATTTAATAATTTATTACTGTCCATGGTGTGGGAACAAACTTTCGGAATCGAAAAGGGATTTATGGTTTGAAACACTTTATAAATTGGGATTTGATGACCCAACAGAACAGAGGATTCCTGATGAGTTCATGACAGACAAATGGTATAAAGGCAAAGATTAA
- a CDS encoding YdbC family protein: MLIKWIVCNVPLHKKRQFSIAQEQWRSLQNIDGFLGQIGGWDINTPTKACIIAFWKNHSSYKLFMKNKHDAIIEGNDQMNEYDSIKVEIFENNLNVLNFNISEVLQKATFLHVEKDPCTKEKQNHFEQSQNSLCDIKMNEYKDMLGWMFSNNHYSYLIASLWNNKEVDHTYIKNLLPKFNEKLTIKEHISQMNENLVQLDRNWLVTCNM; the protein is encoded by the coding sequence ATGTTAATTAAATGGATCGTTTGTAATGTACCATTACATAAGAAAAGACAGTTTTCAATTGCACAAGAACAATGGAGATCACTCCAAAATATAGATGGTTTTCTAGGTCAAATTGGAGGATGGGATATAAATACACCTACTAAAGCATGTATAATCGCTTTTTGGAAGAATCATTCCTCATATAAGTTATTCATGAAGAATAAGCATGATGCAATAATAGAAGGTAATGACCAAATGAACGAGTATGATAGTATTAAAGTTGAAATTTTTGAAAACAATTTAAACGTATTGAACTTTAATATAAGTGAGGTTTTACAAAAAGCAACATTTTTACACGTCGAAAAAGACCCCTGTACAAAAGAGAAGCAAAACCATTTTGAACAGAGTCAAAATTCATTATGTGATATAAAAATGAATGAATATAAAGATATGCTAGGATGGATGTTTAGTAATAATCATTATTCATATTTAATAGCTTCATTATGGAATAATAAAGAAGTGGATCACACATACATAAAAAACTTATTACCCAAATTCAATGAAAAATTAACAATAAAGGAACATATAAGCCAAATGAACGAGAATTTAGTACAGTTAGATAGAAATTGGTTAGTAACTTGTAATATGTAA
- a CDS encoding YozE family protein, which translates to MKSFYHYLMTYREPKAKTDIGRFANNAYEDHGFPKNSFEYNEISTYLEMNGSYLASMSIFDTAWELYRAHEEH; encoded by the coding sequence TTGAAATCATTTTATCATTATCTTATGACTTATAGGGAGCCTAAAGCTAAGACTGATATCGGGCGCTTTGCTAACAATGCTTATGAAGATCATGGATTTCCTAAAAATTCTTTTGAATATAATGAAATTAGTACGTATTTAGAAATGAATGGATCTTACTTAGCCAGTATGTCAATATTTGATACAGCTTGGGAGCTATATAGAGCTCATGAGGAACATTAG
- a CDS encoding YozD family protein, whose product MSEINVVIDTEEIAEFFFNELLKRGHIPQAEDLLDIADITFEYLLKKNIIDEEFDAD is encoded by the coding sequence ATGAGTGAAATCAATGTAGTGATTGATACAGAAGAAATTGCTGAGTTTTTCTTTAATGAATTACTAAAGAGAGGACATATTCCACAAGCAGAAGATCTCTTAGATATAGCAGATATCACTTTTGAATATTTACTGAAGAAGAACATCATTGACGAGGAATTTGATGCCGATTAA
- a CDS encoding sporulation protein, whose product MSFFNKMFASIGIGSTTVDTKLYNDRLVAGEEVKGVVELTGGNVDQDIDSIYLSVKTTYIKEVNDTKVNRQVDIGKFKINEPFTIKAGEAKEIPFSFELPIDTPVTMGKTKVWIQTGLDIKNAVDPSDKDYIQVEPMPLTTAIFKSINELGFRLREVESEQAPYSMKGRLPFIQEFEFFPTSGPFRGKLDELELVFFPQSHDSVEVLMEVDRRARGLGGFLAEALEMDESNIRFTVTTNDMNYLTQKMKELIERYC is encoded by the coding sequence ATGTCATTTTTTAATAAAATGTTTGCAAGTATTGGAATTGGATCGACGACAGTTGATACAAAACTGTATAATGACCGATTAGTAGCTGGTGAAGAAGTAAAAGGTGTTGTTGAACTAACTGGTGGTAATGTTGATCAGGACATCGATTCAATCTATTTGTCTGTCAAAACAACTTATATTAAAGAAGTTAATGATACAAAGGTTAATAGACAAGTTGATATTGGAAAGTTTAAAATTAATGAACCTTTTACAATAAAGGCTGGAGAAGCAAAAGAAATCCCGTTTTCATTTGAGCTACCTATTGACACTCCTGTAACAATGGGTAAAACAAAAGTATGGATTCAAACAGGATTAGACATTAAAAATGCTGTTGATCCTAGTGACAAGGATTACATTCAAGTAGAGCCGATGCCTTTAACAACTGCTATATTTAAATCAATTAACGAACTTGGTTTTCGTCTGCGCGAAGTTGAAAGTGAACAAGCTCCGTATAGTATGAAAGGGCGTTTACCATTTATTCAAGAGTTTGAGTTTTTTCCAACGAGTGGACCATTTCGAGGTAAGTTAGATGAGTTGGAGTTAGTATTCTTCCCTCAATCACATGACAGTGTTGAAGTACTTATGGAAGTAGACCGTAGAGCGAGAGGTTTAGGTGGCTTTTTAGCAGAAGCATTGGAAATGGACGAATCCAACATCCGTTTTACAGTTACAACTAATGATATGAATTATCTTACACAAAAGATGAAAGAACTAATCGAGAGATACTGCTAA
- a CDS encoding glycerophosphodiester phosphodiesterase, which produces MYKLMLMLFSIYFFLSSAFVYGQMLINDSIIFIAHRGASAYAPENTFAAFDKAVKMDADYIEVDVQMTKDSHLVIIHDLTVDRTTNGTGYVKNLTLTELQQLDAGSWFHTKYANQQIPILSDVIEQYSRYIGIMIEIKNPSHYPGIEEKIVQLLQQYQNEQNMLQHIKVQSFNEASIVKFHSLLPSISSGIIINKSTSPYQILQYSGIFDFISVHKYFVTDVLIKTAHSIDVSIFAWTIDRSETANRLAINEPIDGIISNRLMTKNDMANKQLILYENFCVMPSGSSSEQFNSHEEKSKG; this is translated from the coding sequence ATGTATAAGCTAATGTTAATGTTGTTCAGTATTTATTTTTTTCTTTCCTCGGCATTTGTCTATGGGCAAATGTTAATAAATGACTCTATCATATTTATAGCCCACCGTGGTGCATCTGCTTATGCACCAGAAAATACTTTTGCAGCATTCGATAAGGCAGTTAAAATGGATGCTGATTATATAGAAGTTGATGTGCAAATGACAAAAGACTCGCATTTAGTCATTATTCACGATCTAACGGTTGACAGAACGACAAATGGAACTGGTTATGTAAAAAACTTAACACTAACAGAATTACAGCAGTTGGATGCAGGTAGTTGGTTTCATACAAAATATGCAAATCAACAAATACCTATATTGTCAGATGTTATAGAACAATATAGCCGATATATTGGCATTATGATTGAAATTAAAAACCCTTCACATTATCCAGGTATAGAAGAAAAAATAGTGCAACTACTTCAACAATACCAAAACGAACAAAACATGCTCCAGCATATTAAAGTACAATCATTTAACGAAGCCTCTATCGTGAAATTCCATTCACTGCTCCCTTCTATTTCTTCCGGAATCATTATAAATAAATCAACCTCACCTTATCAAATCCTACAATATTCAGGTATATTTGATTTCATATCAGTTCATAAGTATTTTGTAACAGACGTACTAATAAAAACAGCCCATTCTATTGATGTCAGCATTTTTGCTTGGACGATTGATCGTTCTGAAACTGCAAACAGGCTTGCTATAAACGAACCGATTGACGGAATCATTAGTAATAGACTAATGACTAAGAATGATATGGCAAATAAACAATTAATACTATACGAAAATTTTTGCGTTATGCCATCAGGGAGCTCAAGTGAACAGTTTAATTCACACGAAGAAAAGTCAAAAGGTTGA
- a CDS encoding putative holin-like toxin, with product MLTTFEGIMLMIAFATLIVAILSFQHKK from the coding sequence ATGTTGACTACATTTGAAGGGATAATGCTCATGATTGCTTTTGCAACATTAATCGTAGCGATTCTTTCATTTCAACATAAAAAATAG
- a CDS encoding YjcQ family protein, with product MLREIHQSNLPKAQDYNMKYYEFRKVIHYIKEHNYIKGEIITFTDIFLGGAKLTEEGLDFLANNKRYEDEYPSKKDIPFWVRKFPRLYIFQQL from the coding sequence ATTTTAAGGGAAATACATCAATCAAATTTACCTAAGGCACAAGACTACAATATGAAATATTATGAATTTAGAAAAGTAATTCACTACATTAAAGAGCATAATTACATTAAGGGAGAAATTATTACTTTTACCGATATATTTTTAGGTGGAGCAAAACTTACAGAGGAAGGATTAGATTTTTTAGCTAATAATAAACGTTATGAAGATGAATACCCTTCAAAAAAGGATATCCCTTTTTGGGTTAGGAAGTTTCCTAGGTTGTACATTTTCCAACAATTATGA
- a CDS encoding putative holin-like toxin: protein MTVFEALMLAIAFCGLIISVLSFNKNGKK, encoded by the coding sequence ATGACGGTATTTGAAGCGTTGATGTTGGCAATTGCATTTTGCGGGCTGATCATTTCAGTACTGTCTTTCAATAAAAACGGCAAAAAATAG
- a CDS encoding VOC family protein: MKIIELSMKTNNLEEMKKFYTDVLQMILIEENDQMFSVMAGKTRLNFEHDAQLPFYHLCFRTNDLYFQHLYKTLSKKDVLLPDEFGETSLFWEGQQAYFYDPDGNILEVLVRPFNDDEEEPFGWFDVGEIGMPSSSVRQMQEVLTPYVNDKMHGNGDNFAFYGDEFGVFVLVNEGRHWYPTERPATIHPLEITILGERFQHFKHSNLPYTITVKPN, translated from the coding sequence ATGAAGATTATTGAGTTATCTATGAAAACAAATAACTTAGAAGAAATGAAGAAATTTTATACAGATGTTCTACAAATGATATTAATTGAAGAAAACGACCAAATGTTTTCTGTGATGGCTGGAAAGACACGGCTAAATTTTGAACATGATGCCCAACTTCCATTTTATCATCTTTGTTTTCGTACGAACGATCTGTATTTCCAACATTTATATAAAACGTTGTCAAAGAAGGATGTGTTATTACCAGATGAGTTTGGAGAAACCTCTTTATTTTGGGAAGGGCAACAAGCATATTTTTATGATCCTGATGGGAATATTTTAGAAGTCCTTGTAAGACCTTTTAATGATGATGAAGAAGAACCATTCGGCTGGTTTGACGTTGGAGAAATCGGCATGCCTTCCAGTTCAGTTAGACAAATGCAAGAAGTATTGACTCCTTATGTTAACGACAAAATGCATGGAAATGGTGATAATTTTGCATTTTACGGTGATGAATTTGGTGTTTTTGTATTAGTAAATGAAGGTAGACATTGGTATCCAACTGAGCGTCCAGCAACGATCCATCCACTAGAAATTACTATACTTGGTGAGAGGTTCCAACATTTCAAACATTCAAACCTCCCTTATACAATCACGGTGAAACCGAATTAA
- a CDS encoding FbpB family small basic protein — translation MKKVKMPLAELIRQNKEDLLKDKDAIAKIEKRIDKKHVGSK, via the coding sequence ATGAAAAAAGTAAAAATGCCGTTAGCTGAACTAATTAGACAAAACAAAGAAGACCTTCTTAAAGACAAAGATGCTATTGCCAAAATTGAAAAACGCATTGATAAGAAGCATGTTGGAAGCAAGTAA